The sequence AACTCATCGGGAATAAAAAATAGTTTATTGGATGTAATTGTACTAAAATAGTATTGCTTTCAGCAATGGCACGGATTACAAATCCGCGCCAGCAACGGATGTTATATACTAGTTAGCAAAAATTATAAAACAAAACCGAGCCATGATGATAGAATTTATTTTAGTTGTAATAATTATTGGATTTTATTCTCTACTTGACATAAACGCTCCCCGAAATCCACTAATCAATATGCTCTGTTTTGTGTGTAATATATAAGAAATTAGTGCGTTATAATTTAAACAACCGAAAGAACAAATGTTGAAAATTACCAAACCTTTGATTTCACTAATTTTCATTTTGTATGGAACTCTTGCGTATTCTCAGGAAACGGATTTGTATGATGCAAAAGGAAAATTGAAAATTGATGATAATTACAAAATTGAAAAAAATATTTTGAAGTATGTAAAAACCATCGAAAAAGAAGCTCTCCCAATTGTTTACGCTTCAATTGAATATCCTCTGCCCGCTTACGAAAATGGTATTGGAGGACTGGTAATTGCAAAAATAGTAGTTTCACGAGGAGACTTATCAATTTACTGTAAAATAGAATCAGCATCAGACCCTTCATTAGGAAAAGCCGTTGAGAAAGCATTCTACGAGAATTCTCTAATCATTTATAAGTCTTTAGAGACAAATGAGAAAATTGAGTTTTACGTACCCTTTGAATTTAAAATGAAAAAGTCAATCTTCATGGAAGAACTTAGAAAAAATAGTTTAATCAAGATTGAGAAAAGCTACATGGAAAGACCAAAAAAGTTGTTGTAAAAAAAACATTATGAGCGCATAACAAATTGTACTATGGCAAATTATCGCTCGCCATCTATAAGTACCCATTACAAAAATTATAAAACAAAACCGAGCCATTATGAATAGATTTATTTTAGTTGTAATAATCATTGGATTTTATTCTCAATCTGTATTTTCACAAGATAGAGATTCGATTAATAATTACGATGATGTATGTTTTTGTAATGTAAGATTAGCACATCCCGAGGGAATACTTAGGTTAGATAATAACAAGGAAATTCTTTTCGCTTTAAAAAATGAAAAAACACTTCACCAATTGGACAAATTGGGCATTGCACATTCCGAATCTCAGATAAAGTTATTACAACTTTCAGGGCTAATTGAAAAAAAGGATTCTTTGTATCAAACAATAATTCCAATTTTTTCAGAGTATGACACAAAACAACTACGGGATAAAACAAAGAAAATAGCAGAAAATATTATTCCTCTTTTTCAAAACGATTATGAGAATTTTCTTTCAATTCTAAATTCCAAGGGTTTAGCGAAAAACAGTTATTCGATATTTTTTGCATTTGTATTAGATGGTTTGGTTTGGGATATTTTGGAAAATAATGGGGATATTTCCGATATGAACATTACAAAAGAAAAACCTTTTTGGAATGGCGTATTCTGGATGTTAAAGCCTAAACGGGATTTCTCTTGCGGCACTAATAGTCTATCATCTGATAATTTTTCTATTAATGTAAACTGGAGCGATAATTCTCAAATAAAGATTTCAAGTTATAAGTTGCTTAGAGAATTCCTTAATGACTATGACAAAAATGAAAAGATTACTCAAATAAAGTATTTTGAGGAATTTAGAAAAAATAATTTCTTTAACGAAAAGGGAGAAATCCAAATCCCCGTTATCATAAAAGATGGTTCGGACATAATCTATATTGAGTCTAAAAAAATTGCAAATACCGTTGTTGAGTATCTGAGTAAAGAAATCGATTATACATCATTCCTAACTGAGTATCCTAATTTATCAAAAGGACAAAAAATAATTATTCTATATCACGAGATAATGTGGGATATTCTTGACATAATGGAGAATAATAAACTATTAAAAAAACCAATTGCATTCGGAGAACCAATGAAAGCAAAGGATAAAGATTTAAAAGATTTGGTGTTTATTGTAAAAAAATAACTTTTGCTAACACAGTACATATTGCAGGGCGGGGTTTGGTGGTGCGCCAACTGCGGATTCTCGTTTCGCAGTTCCGTGTCCTTCGGACAGGAACGCTCATTGAAATCCGCCCCGACAACAAGTACCAACCGTTCCCAGTAATTTTGAAGACATTAAGACATTGACAATAAATAAAATGGGAAAAGTATTTTTAATAGCAATTATATTAACAAATCCGCTTTTTATACAGGCACAATACATTAAAGACAAGTGGGGAGAAGTTATTCCTTTTTCATATACTAAGAAATACAAAGACAGTGTACGCACTGACCAAATTCATTCACTAGTTCTCCCTTCTTTTAATAACGACTCATTATTTCAACATTACAACAAAGGCAAAACCTATGAAGAAGTAGGCAGCAGTTTTGCAGTTGGATTCACTATTGACTCTCTAGTAAAATTTATCGATTATGCGAAAAAAATTGAGATTGACGAAGGTTGTTTGTGGCTCATGACCATCGAAAGTGAATCTGCGCAATCAATCGGTATCAATATCATAAATATAAATTTCCCAGATGGTGTTTACTTTTCGGTTTATCCCGGTACTATTCCAGGATTAATCGAGGACCCAGCGGTAGGGTTTAGTAAAAATATTAACGAGTGGACATCAACAAGAGGATTTGATGCACGAGTGAATGACAAAAAAATGAATGTAGAGTTTTTTGTTTCCAAAGGAGTTGACTATCAACCCCAAATAATCATCGACAAGATTATCTATGGATTTAGTGGGTTTGGACGCCCTGGGAATAAACTTGATTACGAAAAAATGAAAGAAGAATTAGAAAATTGAATAAAAAACTACTGGTAACAAAGTACATATTGCAGGGCGGGGTTCGGTGGTACGCCAACTGCGGATTCTCCGCTGGCGCGGATTTGTAATCCGTGCCCTGGTCGATAAGACCAGAAATGTATTTTTAATGATATAACCCCGAAGTAACTCATCGGGAATAAAAAATAGTTTATTGGATGTAATTGTACTAAAATAGTATTGCTTTCAGCAATGGCACGGATTACAAATCCGCGCCAGCAACGAGGGGTAAGATTTCCTGGCATTATATTGATTAACACAAATTAAGTTAAATAGATTCAAAATTGTTAATTGACCTGAAAATATTGGTTTTTAATAACAAATGCTCATAAATTGCAGTCTAGGCTTTTAAACAATTTAATCATGAAACAAATTTTTATAATTGTAATCTGTTTTACCGTTTTTGCTGCCTGTTCTTCCAGCAAAAAGGTGGTTAACAAATCGAACTACAACGATTTGGTGGGGCAGAACGAACTAGCAATCCTAAAACAAGTAGGAAGTCCGACACAAGTAATACATACGCCCTCTGGCGGAAAGGTAATGGTGTACGAATTTACTGAAACAGGTATGTTTCTTACGCCAAACAAGTCGAACCTTAATATTAATCCCAAAACGAAAAAATGGACTTACACCAGTAATGTAAATAAAACGACTAACGATCCTGAATATACCATCTACCAAAAAAACACATCGAGTTTTAAAGCCTATATTGACGAGCATGGTAAATGCATTCGTGTAGATGGAAATTTGCCTCAAGAGTATATGGAAATGCGCTATGAAAGGTTTAAGCATTTTAAATAAACCTGGAAATTATGACAAACTCAAACAACAAACAGAAAACAATAAAATCAACCCATCAAACAGAAAACAAAAGCCTTTTAAATTATTAATAACAAATTAAAATCATGAAACGAACATGAATTTTCCTCATTCTAAATTCGCAAACAAGAATGATTAAAATTTATGTGAGTTCCTGTCCCGATGGTTATCGGGATTTTGAACATTCAGAAATCAAAAAATTTTTAACAGATGAAACAGAATTCCATTTTACTTTTAATTTTTTCTTTATTCCTTTTTTCGTGTGATAACGACGACCCGGTAGTGATTGAAACCAATCTTCCGCTTACGGTTCCGATTGAAATAAGCGAAGCATCGGCAACAGAGCACGAGTCGGGAAGAACGGATTATGCATTTACAGCATCGGGAACTTATTACCTTAGCGATAATGATGACCTAAAAGACCAACTTGATGATATTTCAAATATCTTCAGTAGAGGGTCTTCTGCTAAAATAGCTGGTCTTGCTGAAGGAGATACGGTAAATTATGTGTCAATTTCAATAGGGGAAAGTACGGTGGGCATTAATACGCCTGATTCACTTTACTTTACTTCAACATCCAATCCGGATTTAGGATTTGGATATGCCGCTTTTGGAGATGTTTTGATGGAGGACAAACAAGTAACGGTTACTGTTGAAGGAACTACCCGAAAAGCACCAATGAATTTTGACGTAAATTTTGAGCTTTTAATAGAGGCTGTACTAGCCGATGAGTGGTAATAATGAAAGATCCGATCTGCATAAATTAACTTCTATACAGATCGGACCCTTTTACTAATGACCTCCGCTGCTGCCGCGCGAATTTTTTCGCGTGGCATAGTGTTTAATCTCATAGCGCACGGCCAATCATTTCAATCCTCCCACAGTCTCCAATCCCACGCTCTCACACTCTTTTCTTCTTACTCCATCCAAAACCGGTTACGGCGATGGATCTTTTTCCCCCAGTAAACAAAAGGTGTATCGGCAGCGGCGACAACCCATTTTAATAAATAAGTAGTTAGAAATATCTCGAGAAGCACCGGCCATTCGTAAACACCCCAAAAAGCAATGGCAACAAAAACCACGCTGTCTATCAGTTGCGAGATCATGGTACTGAGGTTATTGCGCAACCAGATCTGGTGGTCTTTCGAGAAACGCTTTTTCCAGAAATGGTAAGCCCAAACATCGTGGCGCTGTGACAAGAGGTAAGCTGCTAAACTTGCAACCGCAATACGCGGCATCAGGCTAAAAATTGTACTGGTAGCTTCGTGGGTTATTCCGGCAAATTCGTCGCCTTCCAGCGGCAGAAATTCCAGTGCCAGGTTCATCAGCAAAGTCATGGATATAAGACTGAAGAATCCGATCCACACTGCTTTTTTAGCTTCCTCTTTGCCGTAGTTCTCCGACAAAATATCGGTCACCAAAAACGAGGTGGCGTACACAATGTTGCCAAGCGTGGCCACCAGGCCAAACAGCTCAACAGTTTGTATTACCTGAATGTTGGCTACAATTACCGAGATGGGAATCCACATGACAAGGCCCCATTTCCCGAATAAACGGTAGGCTAAAATGATAAGCAGAAAATTTGCCAGCAACATAGCCAGCCATAAGATTTCGTTTTGCATTTTTTTATTATTAAGGTGCAGGGTGATGCCACCTGCTCAATTAGTACTCAAAATTTTGGCCTGCAAATGTAATGGAAAAAGCTGAAAATCAAAAAGCAATGGATGACGTCATTAAGTTGGCTACAGAACATGGTAGCTGTCATTTCGAAGAAGGAACGACTGAGAAATCTGTTCCATTGGGGAGAGATTTCTCCTCATTCTTCGTCGAAATGACAATACTGATTGGTCATAATGAATTGGTCACAGGCGATTAAAACCACCTCCCATCCGCCAGACGGCGGATGTACTCCTCCTGAGAGGAGGAGAAAATTCGTATTCCAATTCAGCTTTTGAAATAAAAAAACGTGGTCAGTAGCACGAAAAATTCCCCTCCTGCCAGGAGGGGAGGACCGTGTTTACAGCGGTGGGGTGGTCTCGTTAACCAGCCTTTGAAAAAGTTTCTTATTTAGTCGCCTTCTTCAAAATCCCCAAAGTCTTTTCATCCACCTTCCCAAACAACGAAACTCCGGAAGCACCGTTTTTAATGGCAACACGAATTCCTTCCTCCAACTCTGCGTCCGACTTAAAATCGGGCAGGAACAGGCCGGCATAAATCGGGAATTTCCCGCAAAGGAAATGGATGCCTTCCTCAACTGCATCTCCGATCCAGCTTACTGATTCGCGGTAAAAACCGTGGTAGATCATCGGGCAAACGGCATCGAGGTTCCAGTTGGTCCAGTCCTGGCGCACAATGCGGCGCGCTATTTCCGGTGTCGGGAAAACCGCTGCAGTAATGGGTTTATTGTACGAATGTGTAATTTCTGCCAGGTGGTTTACAATACCATTTACCTGCTCGTAACGGTATTTTCGCCATGCCGGACTTTGGTCGGGATGTTCCATCTCCAGCGGATCTTTACCCGTTTTCTTTTTGAAATTCTCGCGGCAGGTATCGCAATAACAAAAATCATATTCCGGCAATTCCTGGCTTTGGTCGATGCCGTAGTTATCCCACAGGTTTACCGGCAGAATCACGTCGCAGTAACGCACATAATCCAGGTGCAGGCCATCTACATAATCCTTTTCCAGAATTTCTTTCGAGCGCTGAGCCAGGTATTCTTTCACTTCCGGTTTCGACGGGCACAACCAGCGGTAATAACCCACGTACGGTGGATTGTCGGCACACGATTTTCCATCGCGGCTAACAGCATACCATTCCGGGTGACTGGCAAGCAGTTCTTTTTCGCCACGGTTCATGGTCCACATCCAGCGGTGTGTTTCCAGCCCAGCCTTTTTTGCAATACGAAAATGGCGTTCGCTGTCGTGCTCGAAAAACATTCCGCGTACCCCGGCTTCGTAATAACTACTGTATTTTTTTTGAAGGTCTTCGTCTGTTTCTTCGTGGTTCGGATTCTCCCAAACCCAGTGTTTCAATCCTTGTTCCGGAGTTGCCGTAGTTGTTTCGTTGGCACAAGCGCTTGCTACGGTAAGGCCCATTCCGGCCAGCATTGTGGTTTTAATAAAATCTCTTTTGTTCATCGTTGAATTGTTTATTTGTCAGTATGTTTTTGTATTAATCCATCCTGATCGATAGAGATCATCAGGTTGTTGTTGGTTGTTAAAGTCGCGGTGTACGTATTTTTCGAGGCGTTCATTTCGATCGAGAAATCCGAGTTGTTCTTTTTCCCGTTTGCTTGTATTCCAAGTTTGGAAAGGTCATTACAGTATGTTTTATGTTCACGGTGATAGTCGCGTTGCGCATAAAACACATGCCACAAGTGGCGGGCCAGCAATTCCTCTTCGGGCAGTTCAAATGTTGCGTGTGTTGTTTCCGGAGATTCAGAAGTAAACTGAATCAATCCCCAACGCTCCGGGAAATGCATATTTATAACTCCCTGCGGACTCCAAACCCAGTTATCTTCCGGGATCAGTATTCCGTCGTCAGAAGTTTTTCGTGTGTATTTTCCGTCGGTAATTTCGGTTTGCCACTGTACGCGTGAGAAGTTGATCTTCCAATAATCCCCGGCTTCAGGCTGTATAAATTTGCCATCAGTGCTTAGCGATGCAAACGGAATGGCCATTTCAACGCACCATTTTTTGTCGGTGTCAGTCGGATCGTTCAGCGTTCCATCCAGGTAAACGGCACTTTTAAAACCTTTGGCATTCCATTCAATATCAGGCTTGCCACCATTTCGGTATGGTTTATCCAGAAACAGGTCGAACAACGTGTTTTGGGCATTCACTTCAAACTCGTAATAATTGTGCGTGTCGCCATCCGGATCTATAAACACTTCAAAATCATTTTCGTGGTAAACGATCATATCCTGTTTATCGTAGTAAGCCCAGATATGTTCCTCTTCCAGCTCGGCAAAAATGTACAGGTTATCAGCGTCCCACAGCATTTTTATCCGTGTAGGGTAAGTGGGCTGCGGCATGTTGGCTCCCTGAATATCAATAAATTCTGAAGTCCACGCTGCATCTTTCCAGTCCTGCTCGTTGGCTTGCCCGTCAATCTTAATCGCATGGCTACTATAGCCTGCCACGTAAGTATTCGGAACCGTAAACAAGTGGGCATACTTTCCCCATCGTTCTTGTGCTGTCAGGCCCAAGTTGCTGATTATAAAAAGTGTGAGGAGGAGGGCATTCCTGATAATTCGCATAGATGTAATCACTATTAATGTCGGACAATAACGACAAAAATATTGAAAAAATTACCAAGAATGTCAAGCCTTTTTAAAAAAATTAAGAATTAAGCTTATTTCATATCAACGTCGCGAGTAATATATTCTCCGTAATCTTTGATTATCGGGTCGTACTGCTCGTGAAATAATTCAGATGTAACCATAAAATCCGCCGTAGAACGGTTCGATGCTGTTGGAATATTGTATAGAACCGTAATTCGCAGCAGC comes from uncultured Draconibacterium sp. and encodes:
- a CDS encoding queuosine precursor transporter; the encoded protein is MQNEILWLAMLLANFLLIILAYRLFGKWGLVMWIPISVIVANIQVIQTVELFGLVATLGNIVYATSFLVTDILSENYGKEEAKKAVWIGFFSLISMTLLMNLALEFLPLEGDEFAGITHEATSTIFSLMPRIAVASLAAYLLSQRHDVWAYHFWKKRFSKDHQIWLRNNLSTMISQLIDSVVFVAIAFWGVYEWPVLLEIFLTTYLLKWVVAAADTPFVYWGKKIHRRNRFWME
- a CDS encoding family 10 glycosylhydrolase, producing the protein MNKRDFIKTTMLAGMGLTVASACANETTTATPEQGLKHWVWENPNHEETDEDLQKKYSSYYEAGVRGMFFEHDSERHFRIAKKAGLETHRWMWTMNRGEKELLASHPEWYAVSRDGKSCADNPPYVGYYRWLCPSKPEVKEYLAQRSKEILEKDYVDGLHLDYVRYCDVILPVNLWDNYGIDQSQELPEYDFCYCDTCRENFKKKTGKDPLEMEHPDQSPAWRKYRYEQVNGIVNHLAEITHSYNKPITAAVFPTPEIARRIVRQDWTNWNLDAVCPMIYHGFYRESVSWIGDAVEEGIHFLCGKFPIYAGLFLPDFKSDAELEEGIRVAIKNGASGVSLFGKVDEKTLGILKKATK
- a CDS encoding carbohydrate-binding family 9-like protein — protein: MRIIRNALLLTLFIISNLGLTAQERWGKYAHLFTVPNTYVAGYSSHAIKIDGQANEQDWKDAAWTSEFIDIQGANMPQPTYPTRIKMLWDADNLYIFAELEEEHIWAYYDKQDMIVYHENDFEVFIDPDGDTHNYYEFEVNAQNTLFDLFLDKPYRNGGKPDIEWNAKGFKSAVYLDGTLNDPTDTDKKWCVEMAIPFASLSTDGKFIQPEAGDYWKINFSRVQWQTEITDGKYTRKTSDDGILIPEDNWVWSPQGVINMHFPERWGLIQFTSESPETTHATFELPEEELLARHLWHVFYAQRDYHREHKTYCNDLSKLGIQANGKKNNSDFSIEMNASKNTYTATLTTNNNLMISIDQDGLIQKHTDK